The Campylobacter concisus sequence GATCGCTCCTTTACCATCAATGGGCTTCATAAATGGATCTACCACGCGGCCAAGCAAATTTGTCCCCACAGGTATATTCATACCTTGATCACTCTCATAGACGAAGTCGCCTATCCTAAAGCCCTCAACAAAGCCAAATGGGCTGATATAAGCGCCATCTGTCTTTATCTGCGTAACCATGCCAAGACCATTTTTACTCTTATCTTTTGCAACTATACGCACGATGTCGCCAATGCTTGGACGAAGCCCAGTGATCTCGATAGTTGTAGCTGTGATTTTAGTTATGATGCCAAAGGTGTTTGAGAGTTTTACACCCTCTTTAAGCTTTAAATTTATATACTCTAAGCTCAAAAATGCGTTTCCATAGGAGAATTTATAAGCGAGAAAAATTCTCGTCTTGTGTCCGCGTTTTTGATAAAGCAGCCTCTAAGTGCTGAGGTTGTCGTAGTTGAGTTTATCTTTTGTACACCTCTCATCTCAACGCACATATGTCTAGCCTCGACGACGACTCCAACGCCTTTTGGAGCGATCACGTCCTCAAGCGCCTTTGCGATCTGCTCAGTCATTTGCTCTTGAATTTGCAAGCGTCTTGCATAGATATTTACCATGCGTGGAATTTTACTAAGGCCAACGACCTTGCCATTTGGGATGTATGCCACATGCACGCGGCCGATAATAGGCAACAAATGGTGCTCGCAAAGGCTATAAAACTCAATGTTTCGCATGAGAACCATTTCGTTATTTGAGCTAGTAAAAAGTGCGTCACCAAGAACCTCTTTTGGATCTTCATCATATCCGCTAGTTAGAAATTTAAACGCTTTAAAGACACGCTCAGGCGTCTTTATAAGGCCTTCTCTGTTTGGATCTTCGCCTATAATCGTTAGCATGTTTTTAACCGAATTTTCAAAACTCTCTTGCATAAATTTTCTCCATAATTTTATTGCCAGATTCTACGTTAAAACGCCTTTTATATCTATAAAAATTTACAAATTTACAATGAAATAAGGAAAATTCTGCTATATTTTGGGCTAAAAATTTGTATTCATAAAGGAATTAGATGGAAATCAAAACAAAAGCTCTAGATAGCGTAAATACCTTAGCAAGCACGACTATAAGTGCGGATGCTATAAAATCTAGCGTAGAGAAACTAGCAAAAAAAGCAGCAAAAACTATGAAAGTAGATGGCTTTAGACAAGGTCATGTGCCAGTTGCTATTGTGCTAAAACGCTACGAGAAAGAGCTAACAAACGACGCTGAGCAAGATGTCTTAAGAGATGTTGTTGATGAGGCTATAAAACAAGCAGGCAAGAAAAACGATGATCTTATCGGCGAGCCTATCGTTTCAAAATTTGACAGAAAAGATGGCAAGATCGATGTTGAGCTAACAGTTTCATTTAAGCCAAGTGTCGATGTGAGCGGCTATGAGAGCTTGATACCTGAGTTTTCAAACCCACGCGTTTTGAAAAAAGATATCGATGAGAAAAAAGCTGAACTTCTAAAAATGATAGCTCCACTTGAAAAAGTAGAAGGCAAAAGAGGCCTAAAAGTTGGCGATTTTGCTAAATTTGACTTTGAGGGCTTTGTTGATGGCGTTGCATTTGATGGTGGCAAGGCTGAAAACTATGTGCTTGAGATCGGCTCAAATCAATTCATTCCAGGCTTTGAAGATGGCATGGTAGGCATAAAAGCTGGTGGCGAAAAAGATATCGAGGTTAAATTCCCAGAAAACTACGGAGCTGCACATTTAGCTGGTAAAGACGCTATCTTTAAAATAAAGCTTCATGAAATTCAAGAGAGAAAAATTCCTGAAAAACTAGATGAAGAGATGTTAAAAACTCTACTTCCAAATGAAGAAAAACCAACTGAAGAGTTACTTGATGAGCGTATAAAAGAGCAAATCCGCCAAGAGAAAATTTATAAACTTATAAATGATGAGCTTAAGCCAAAATTTGCTGAAGCTGCGGTCGAGAAATTTAAATTTGACGTGCCAAAAAATATCGTTGAGCAAGAGATCGATATGCAGTTTAGAAACGCATGGAGCTCATTTACTCCAGATGATATGAAAAAATTTAGAGAGGACAAAGATGCTCTTTCTAAAAAACGTGACGAGTTTAGAAAAGACGCTGAAAATAGCGTTCGTTTAACTTTTATCATCGATGAACTAGCTCGCGTAAGAGGCGTAAAAGTAAGCGATCAAGAGGTTGTTCAAGCGATCTATTTTGAGGCGTATAGAAGCGGTCAAGATCCAAAAGCACACCTTGAGATGTACCGCAACCAAGGCATGCTTCCAGCTATAAAGATGTCAATGATCGAAGAGAAGCTATTTGGTGAGCTCTTTAACAAAGAAAAAGACGAGAAAAAAGCAAGTAAAAAAGAGAAGGCCGAGTAATGAGCTATTACGTTCCTGTCGTAGTTGAAAGAACTAGTAGAGGTGAGCGAAGCTATGATATATATTCCCGTCTTTTAAAAGACAGGATCGTTATGCTAAGTGGTGAGATAGAAGATGGCATGGCTGCTTCTATCGTTGCTCAGCTTCTATTTTTAGAGGCTGAAGATCCAGACAAAGATATCTATCTATATATAAACTCACCAGGCGGTGTTATAACAAGTGGTTTTAGCATCTATGATACGATGAACTACATAAAACCAGATGTTTGCACGATCTGCATCGGCCAAGCTGCTAGTATGGGTGCATTTTTATTAAGCTGTGGTGCACCAGGTAAAAGATATGCACTACCAAATTCTCGCATCATGATACACCAACCACTTGGTGGTGCTAGAGGACAAGCGACTGATATCGAGATACAAGCTCGTGAAATTTTGCGTATGAAAGAGATTTTAAATGGAATTTTGGCCAAAAATACAGGTCAGAAGCTAAGTAAGATCGTAAAAGATACTGAACGTGATTTCTTTATGAGTTCGGCCGAAGCCAAAGAGTACGGACTTGTTGATAAAATTTTGGAGAAAAGTTTTAAATAAGGCCCAAAGTGATAAAGATAGATAATGCACCAGACCCTAAGAAAAAAGCGGTTGAGGTAAAACATATTCTAGAAAAAGAAAAGGTAGATATCTACAGATTTTCAGAAAATGTTTTGCATGAATTAAGCGACGATAATGTTCCATCTACGCCAAATAATTACTCTATTTATTTTGAGAAAATGCTTGATGGACAGCCTGATGAATTTAGAAAAGAGATCGGTGATATGATAGTTATAAATTCCGAGATCTCAGTACCATCAGGCAGTAATATCTCTATTGAAAAAGAGATAAAGCAAGGATTTATCCAGATAAAAAGCATGCTTCAAGCCGTGGTGTTAATCTATAAAAATTTAGGCATCATGAGAGGCCTAGTGCAAAAGCGCATGGATGCACTCAAAAATAATACAAATATCCTAGCTCTTCAAAATGTTTTAAGCGCATTTAACCATGACTTAATAAAATTAAACAGCCTTATGGACAAGCATCTTGATGTCATTAAAGTAAGCTATGACGAAGTAGCCAAGATGCTTAAATCTATTGAAGAGCAGTCGATTTATGATACGACATATGACGTCTATAATAAAAAATTTCTAGTAGCCACAGTGCAAAGTGAAGTAGAAGCTGTTAAAAGATATGGCTATAACGCATCGTTTTTACTAGTAAGAGCAAAAGATAGATTTACAAATCGTGTTAAAAATTTAAAAGAGCGAAACAATATGTATAAAGCTATATCACAGCTTCTTTTAAGAACTTCTAGAAGAAGTGATATAGTGGCTCATTACGGTGATGGCTGTTTTGCTATGGTTATGAAATATACTGACGAAAATGGCACAAAACAAGCCGGTAGTAGAATTTTAAATATGCTTTCATCTATACCTTGGAAGATAGATGGTGAAGAGTGTAAGCTTGATATCCAAGTAGTTTCAAGCATGATAACAAAGACAAGAAGTGCTGAAGAATTAATCTCTTACTCGTTAGATCAACTAATACTAACACAAGATGATGAGCAGCCTATATTTTTGGGTGAATAAGTAGGAGTTTGGGCTTGATCTTAGAGGTTTTATCTTATCCAAATAAAAAGCTTTACGAAGTCTCAAAAGAGGTTAAAATTTTTGATGAGGAACTTCACAAACTACTTGATGATATGTATGATACGATGATTGCAAAAGAAGGCATCGGCCTTGCAGCTATTCAGATAGGTGTCGCAAAAAGAATTTTTATTATAAATCTAGCCAATGATGAGGGCGTGCAAGATAAAGAAAATTTAATCGAGATCATAAATCCAAAGTTTGAACTACGCGAAGGAGAATGCATCTATCAAGAGGGTTGCCTTAGTGTGCCCGGATATTATGAAGATGTAAAAAGAAATGAAGTTGTGGCCATCAAATATCAAGATCGTTTTGGCAAAGAGCAAAGCTTAAAGGCTGATGGGCTTTTAGCTATCGCTATCCAGCATGAAAACGATCATTTAGATGGACATCTTTTTATAGAAAAAATCGGCTTTAATAAACGCAAAAAATTTGACAAGGAATACAAAAAGCAAAAAAAAGAAAAAGCTTCATGAAGTCTTTAAGGTGTACTACTTACGGCGATGGGCTAAAGATAATTGACGTTGAGTCTATCTTCTCTCGCGGGCTTCCTGGTTTTAGCATCGTTGGGCTTGCAAGCACAAGCATCAAAGAGAGCACAGAACGCGTAAAGGCAGCGCTTCTGGCACTTGATTTTTCTTTTCCAGCACAAAAGATAACCATAAATTTATCCCCTTCAGATCTGCCAAAAAGTGGCTCACATTTTGACCTAGCTATCGCTATTCTTATAGCTCTTCAAAAGGCAAAAAACTTAGAGAAAATTTTTGTATTTGGCGAGCTTGGGCTTGATGGAAGCGTAAAAAGCACAGCAAATTTATTCTCAATCCTTCTTTTTTTAAGCACACAGGTAAAAAACGTAAAAGTCTTAGTACCAAAAGAGATAGCACAAAAAGCTTCTATGATCCCAAATTTAGAGATTTATGCGGTTAGTACTCTAGAGGAAGCGATTAGGTTTTTTAATGACGCAGAATTTGCAAAAAGTATACATTTTACCGCCACTCATGAGTTATTTTCAAACGTGATAGAAATTTCTGGCAAAAGATACGTTCCAAATTTAAACTTCGAGCTTGATTTTAAGGATGTTTTGGGTCAGGATCGCGCAAAAAGAGCCTGCGTTATTGCAGCCGTTGGTATGCACAATATTTTATTTGAAGGCAGTCCAGGTAGCGGCAAAAGTATGTGCGCAAAACGCCTAGTTTATATCATGGCGCCACAAAGCTTAGAAGAGGTGCTAAAGTCTGCCGCTTACCGCTCTTTAAATCTTCAAGATAGTGAATTTACAAGCACTAGAGCTTTTCGCTCACCACATCATACCTCGACAAAAAGTTCAATATTTGGTGGTGGCTCAAATGTCGCAAAGATCGGTGAAATCGCACTTGCAAATGGTGGAGTGCTATTTTTTGACGAATTTCCACACTTTTCTAAACAAGTGATCGAGAGTCTTAGAGAGCCACTTGAAGACAATCAAATCCACATCGCAAGGGTAAATTCAAAAGTGACTTATGAAACGAAATTTATATTTGTAGCAGCTCAAAATCCATGCCCTTGCGGAAATTTATTCTCTCGCAATCTAAATTGCAAATGCAGCGAAAATGAGATAAAAAACTATAAATCAAGAATTTCAGCTCCAGTGCTTGACCGCATTGATTTAAAAGTTGCTATGGACGAGAGCTCGCCAGGTGACAAGGCTAGTTTGAGCTCACAGCAGATGAGTGAGATGGTCTTAAAAGCCTTTATCTTTCAAAAAAAGCGTGATCAAGATGAGCTAAATGGCAAGCTAAATGATGCACAAGTTGAAAAATTTTGTCTATTGGATAATGAAGCTAGAGAAATTTTACAAAAGGCAGCCTCGAAGTACAATCTTTCTCAAAGAGGCATAAAAAGGACACTTAGAGTGGCTAGAAGTATCGCTGACCTTGATGAGAGCGAGCAAATTTTAAAGCCCCATATCTTAGAGGCGCTTAGTTTTAGGGCATAGAATGAAAAATTTATATTTAGACACGAGAGTTTTAGACGAGCGAGCAGGCAAGAAATTTAACCTCAGTGAAGAAATTTTAATGGAAAATGCAGCCGCCGGCATAGCAAATTTCGTACGTAAGAAATTTAAAAAAGGTATGAGAATACTAGGCATTTGTGGAAGTGGCAATAACGGTGCTGACGTACTTTGTGCTTTAAGGATGTTAGAGGGCGAGTTTGAATGCGAATTTATCTTAGCTAGTCAGAATTTAAAGCCACTAGCCATTAAGCAGCTTGAGCGAGCTAAATCTGCTGGCGTGTGTGAAAGTAAAGATGTAGAAAATAGCTTAAATGGTGCAAAATGCGTCATAGACGGGCTTTTTGGTTCAGGGCTAAATAGAAATTTAGACGAAAAGCACATAGAGCTCATCTCAAAAATAAATGCCAGCCTCGCTTACATCATCGCTTGTGACGTATCAAGCGGGCTAAGTAGCGATGGCAAGGTGCTTGGTGCTTGCGTAAAAGCAGACATCACGATCACGATGGGAGCTAGAAAGCTTGGGCTTTATAGCGACGCTGCAAAAGACTTTGTTGGCAAGGTAAAGCTCGCTACTCTTGGCATAAGCGCTCAAAACTATGAGTGCGAAAGCGACTATCATTTGCTTGAAAAATGCGACCTTGTGCTTCCAAATAGAAAAAATCAGTGCGTAAATAAGGGCGACTTTGGCCATGCTTTTATCATATCTGGCGAGCACATAGGAGCTAGTAAGCTTTGTGCAAAGGCGGCATTTGCCTTTGGGGCTGGGCTAGTTAGCATCATAGGCGAGCAGGACTTAAATTTACCAACGCAGATCATGCAAGCAAGTAAGATAAGCGATAAAATGAACGCTGGAGCCGTTGGCATGGGGCTTGGTGAAAATGGTATAGAAAAGCTTGATGCGCAAATTTTAAAGGGTAAAAAGCTAGTGCTTGACGCTGATATCTTTTATAGCTTAAAAGTGCTTGATCTACTAAACGAAAACTGTGTCTTAACGCCCCATCCAAAGGAATTTTGCTCACTTTTAAAGCTTTGTAATATAGCAGATATCGATGTAAAAACATTACAAGAAAATAGATTTGCTTATGCTAAGTCTTGGAGCGAGAAATTTAAGGCTGTGCTAGTACTTAAAGGCACAAATACGATAATCGCTAAAGACGGACAAATTTATATCATGCCTTATGGTAAAAATATACTTGCAAAAGGTGGCAGTGGTGACGTGCTAAGCGGACTTGTACTTGCTCTTTTAGCTCAAGGTTACGAGCCACTGGATGCTGCCATCTCGGCTACACTAGCTCATGCGCTTAGCCTTAGAAATTTTGGCAAAAACAGCTACGCGCTCGAGCCAACAGACATTATAAAAGGAGTAAAATGCTTATGAAAAAAATAGCCGTACTTTTTAGCGGTAGTGGCTCAAATTTAGAAGCGATACTTAAAAAAGTTCATAATCAAATTTTTAATGGTATAAAAATCGAAGTTTGCCTTTGTATCTGCAACAAGCCAGGCGCATACGGCATAGAGCGTGCTAATAAATTTGGGCTTGATACGACGATAATAGAGAGTGCCAAATTTGCAAATAGAGAAGAATTTGACGCTGCAGTTGTGGAGCAAATTTTAAAAAGCGGCGCTGAACTAACAGTGCTTGCTGGATTTATGAGGATATTAACTCCTGTTTTTACATCAAAGATAAAAGCAATAAATTTACATCCTTCCATATTGCCACTTTTTAAAGGCGCTCATGCGATAAAAGAGAGCTTTGAGAGCGATATGATGATAGGCGGTGTGAGC is a genomic window containing:
- the folE gene encoding GTP cyclohydrolase I FolE, translated to MQESFENSVKNMLTIIGEDPNREGLIKTPERVFKAFKFLTSGYDEDPKEVLGDALFTSSNNEMVLMRNIEFYSLCEHHLLPIIGRVHVAYIPNGKVVGLSKIPRMVNIYARRLQIQEQMTEQIAKALEDVIAPKGVGVVVEARHMCVEMRGVQKINSTTTTSALRGCFIKNADTRREFFSLINSPMETHF
- a CDS encoding GGDEF domain-containing protein, whose protein sequence is MIKIDNAPDPKKKAVEVKHILEKEKVDIYRFSENVLHELSDDNVPSTPNNYSIYFEKMLDGQPDEFRKEIGDMIVINSEISVPSGSNISIEKEIKQGFIQIKSMLQAVVLIYKNLGIMRGLVQKRMDALKNNTNILALQNVLSAFNHDLIKLNSLMDKHLDVIKVSYDEVAKMLKSIEEQSIYDTTYDVYNKKFLVATVQSEVEAVKRYGYNASFLLVRAKDRFTNRVKNLKERNNMYKAISQLLLRTSRRSDIVAHYGDGCFAMVMKYTDENGTKQAGSRILNMLSSIPWKIDGEECKLDIQVVSSMITKTRSAEELISYSLDQLILTQDDEQPIFLGE
- the purN gene encoding phosphoribosylglycinamide formyltransferase, which translates into the protein MLMKKIAVLFSGSGSNLEAILKKVHNQIFNGIKIEVCLCICNKPGAYGIERANKFGLDTTIIESAKFANREEFDAAVVEQILKSGAELTVLAGFMRILTPVFTSKIKAINLHPSILPLFKGAHAIKESFESDMMIGGVSVHYVSEELDGGKLIAQRAFEREDGMSLEDWESKIHAIEHEILPDSIIKILTKEANV
- the tig gene encoding trigger factor, yielding MEIKTKALDSVNTLASTTISADAIKSSVEKLAKKAAKTMKVDGFRQGHVPVAIVLKRYEKELTNDAEQDVLRDVVDEAIKQAGKKNDDLIGEPIVSKFDRKDGKIDVELTVSFKPSVDVSGYESLIPEFSNPRVLKKDIDEKKAELLKMIAPLEKVEGKRGLKVGDFAKFDFEGFVDGVAFDGGKAENYVLEIGSNQFIPGFEDGMVGIKAGGEKDIEVKFPENYGAAHLAGKDAIFKIKLHEIQERKIPEKLDEEMLKTLLPNEEKPTEELLDERIKEQIRQEKIYKLINDELKPKFAEAAVEKFKFDVPKNIVEQEIDMQFRNAWSSFTPDDMKKFREDKDALSKKRDEFRKDAENSVRLTFIIDELARVRGVKVSDQEVVQAIYFEAYRSGQDPKAHLEMYRNQGMLPAIKMSMIEEKLFGELFNKEKDEKKASKKEKAE
- the clpP gene encoding ATP-dependent Clp endopeptidase proteolytic subunit ClpP, which gives rise to MSYYVPVVVERTSRGERSYDIYSRLLKDRIVMLSGEIEDGMAASIVAQLLFLEAEDPDKDIYLYINSPGGVITSGFSIYDTMNYIKPDVCTICIGQAASMGAFLLSCGAPGKRYALPNSRIMIHQPLGGARGQATDIEIQAREILRMKEILNGILAKNTGQKLSKIVKDTERDFFMSSAEAKEYGLVDKILEKSFK
- a CDS encoding NAD(P)H-hydrate dehydratase: MKNLYLDTRVLDERAGKKFNLSEEILMENAAAGIANFVRKKFKKGMRILGICGSGNNGADVLCALRMLEGEFECEFILASQNLKPLAIKQLERAKSAGVCESKDVENSLNGAKCVIDGLFGSGLNRNLDEKHIELISKINASLAYIIACDVSSGLSSDGKVLGACVKADITITMGARKLGLYSDAAKDFVGKVKLATLGISAQNYECESDYHLLEKCDLVLPNRKNQCVNKGDFGHAFIISGEHIGASKLCAKAAFAFGAGLVSIIGEQDLNLPTQIMQASKISDKMNAGAVGMGLGENGIEKLDAQILKGKKLVLDADIFYSLKVLDLLNENCVLTPHPKEFCSLLKLCNIADIDVKTLQENRFAYAKSWSEKFKAVLVLKGTNTIIAKDGQIYIMPYGKNILAKGGSGDVLSGLVLALLAQGYEPLDAAISATLAHALSLRNFGKNSYALEPTDIIKGVKCL
- a CDS encoding YifB family Mg chelatase-like AAA ATPase, which translates into the protein MKSLRCTTYGDGLKIIDVESIFSRGLPGFSIVGLASTSIKESTERVKAALLALDFSFPAQKITINLSPSDLPKSGSHFDLAIAILIALQKAKNLEKIFVFGELGLDGSVKSTANLFSILLFLSTQVKNVKVLVPKEIAQKASMIPNLEIYAVSTLEEAIRFFNDAEFAKSIHFTATHELFSNVIEISGKRYVPNLNFELDFKDVLGQDRAKRACVIAAVGMHNILFEGSPGSGKSMCAKRLVYIMAPQSLEEVLKSAAYRSLNLQDSEFTSTRAFRSPHHTSTKSSIFGGGSNVAKIGEIALANGGVLFFDEFPHFSKQVIESLREPLEDNQIHIARVNSKVTYETKFIFVAAQNPCPCGNLFSRNLNCKCSENEIKNYKSRISAPVLDRIDLKVAMDESSPGDKASLSSQQMSEMVLKAFIFQKKRDQDELNGKLNDAQVEKFCLLDNEAREILQKAASKYNLSQRGIKRTLRVARSIADLDESEQILKPHILEALSFRA
- the def gene encoding peptide deformylase, producing MILEVLSYPNKKLYEVSKEVKIFDEELHKLLDDMYDTMIAKEGIGLAAIQIGVAKRIFIINLANDEGVQDKENLIEIINPKFELREGECIYQEGCLSVPGYYEDVKRNEVVAIKYQDRFGKEQSLKADGLLAIAIQHENDHLDGHLFIEKIGFNKRKKFDKEYKKQKKEKAS